A DNA window from Arachis duranensis cultivar V14167 chromosome 3, aradu.V14167.gnm2.J7QH, whole genome shotgun sequence contains the following coding sequences:
- the LOC107478573 gene encoding protein DETOXIFICATION 51: MESTKTEHDYHYSFIEDKENTSSSCFSEIMEELKSLLLLAFPIALTALIFYSRSIVSMLFLGHLGDLQLAAGSLAIALANITGYSVLSGLALGMEPLCSQAFGANRPKLLSLTLHRCIIFLLLSSLPISLLWLNISAILRSLHQHPDIATLARTYLLFSLPDLVTNSFLHPIRIYLRAQGITHPLTQASLAGTLLHLPFNYILVTRLRFGVAGPLLRLAAPSCLSVCLEWWWYEIMIVLCGLLMDPTATVASMGVLIQTTSFIYVFPSSLGFAVSTRVGNELGANRPFRAKLSAVVSVFLSAMMGFSAMVFATAMRHMWGRMFTTDKDILRLTSAALPILGLCEIGNCPQTVGCGVVRGTARPSMAANVNLSAFYLVGMPVAVGLGFWLDVGFRGLWLGLLSAQVCCAGLMLYVIGTTEWEYEAQRAQLLTLADDVEGNDSGVDDDGRKVSLTGVATVTPSPC; the protein is encoded by the coding sequence ATGGAGAGTACTAAAACAGAGCACGATTACCACTACAGCTTCATTGAGGACAAAGAAAACACCTCATCATCATGCTTCTcagaaatcatggaagaacTCAAATCCCTCCTTCTCCTGGCCTTCCCCATCGCACTCACAGCCCTCATTTTCTACTCCCGCTCAATCGTCTCCATGCTCTTCCTCGGCCACCTCGGAGACCTCCAGCTCGCAGCAGGCTCCCTCGCCATCGCTCTCGCCAACATCACCGGCTACTCCGTCCTCTCTGGCCTCGCCCTCGGCATGGAGCCACTCTGTTCCCAGGCCTTCGGGGCCAACCGCCCAAAGCTACTCTCCCTCACACTCCACCGCTGCatcatcttcctcctcctctcctCCCTACCAATCTCCCTCCTCTGGCTCAATATCTCTGCCATCCTCCGCTCCCTCCACCAGCACCCTGACATCGCCACCCTGGCACGCACCTACCTCCTCTTCTCCCTCCCTGACCTCGTGACAAACTCATTCCTCCACCCAATCCGCATTTACCTTCGCGCGCAGGGCATCACCCACCCTCTCACCCAAGCCTCCCTCGCTGGCACCCTCCTCCACCTCCCCTTCAACTATATCCTCGTCACGCGCCTCCGCTTCGGCGTCGCGGGGCCCCTCCTCCGCCTCGCCGCTCCTAGCTGCCTCTCCGTTTGCCTCGAGTGGTGGTGGTACGAGATAATGATCGTCCTCTGCGGGCTCCTCATGGACCCCACCGCAACCGTCGCTTCCATGGGTGTGCTCATCCAAACCACTTCCTTCATCTACGTGTTCCCTTCCTCCTTAGGGTTCGCGGTCTCTACTCGGGTGGGAAACGAGCTCGGCGCCAACCGACCCTTCAGGGCTAAGCTCTCTGCCGTGGTTTCCGTTTTCCTCTCTGCCATGATGGGCTTCTCGGCCATGGTTTTTGCCACCGCGATGAGGCACATGTGGGGGAGGATGTTTACCACGGACAAGGATATCCTGCGGCTGACGTCGGCGGCGCTGCCAATTCTCGGGCTGTGCGAGATTGGGAACTGCCCGCAGACGGTGGGATGCGGGGTGGTGAGGGGGACGGCGCGGCCCAGCATGGCAGCCAACGTCAACTTGAGCGCATTTTATTTGGTGGGGATGCCTGTGGCGGTTGGGCTTGGGTTCTGGCTGGATGTTGGGTTTCGCGGGCTTTGGCTGGGCCTGCTGTCGGCTCAGGTCTGTTGCGCAGGACTGATGCTGTATGTGATTGGGACCACTGAATGGGAATACGAAGCCCAGCGGGCCCAGCTGCTGACGTTGGCAGATGACGTGGAGGGGAATGATTCCGGCGTTGATGACGATGGCCGGAAAGTTTCGTTGACTGGCGTGGCCACCGTAACTCCATCGCCGTGTTGA